The following proteins are co-located in the Telopea speciosissima isolate NSW1024214 ecotype Mountain lineage chromosome 9, Tspe_v1, whole genome shotgun sequence genome:
- the LOC122639699 gene encoding cytochrome P450 CYP72A219-like isoform X2, producing the protein MGVMRESWFILTVILSILAVWWGWKVLEWIWWKPKKLEKLLKEQGIKVPPYNLLFGDMKENQRMFEEAKSKPMNLSHDIVSRVLPFHLQTIQKFGKNSAFWFGTNPRLYIMDPDLIRDIMSNKFGHFAKIKGNRLLRYFLSGLATYEGEKWAKHRRIINPAFHMEKLKKMLSAFYTSSNEMISKWEKLVTLEGRCELDVWPELQNLTGDVISRAAFGSSYEEGRQIFKLQDEQGELVVQALQTAFIPGFSLLPTKRNKRMKEINNEVRDLLMGIINKRQEAMKVGEANNDDLLGLLLESNYNEIQENKNKKNVGMTIDEVIKECKLFYFAGQETTSVLLVWTMIVLSMHPEWQGRARDEVLQVFGKNKPNFDGLNHLKTVTMILYEVLRLYPPVLFLNRCTYKNIKLGEVSLPPGIQLMLPILLLQHDHEVWGEDAEEFKPERFAEGISKATKNKVAFFPFGWGPRICIGQNFAITEAKMALAMILQRFDFELSPSYTHAPTSVITLHPQYGAQIILHKL; encoded by the exons ATGGGAGTGATGAGAGAAAGCTGGTTTATTTTAACTGTGATATTATCCATTTTGGCTGTGTGGTGGGGATGGAAGGTGTTGGAATGGATATGGTGGAAGCCTAAGAAGCTGGAGAAGCTTCTCAAGGAACAAGGCATCAAAGTCCCTCCATATAATTTATTGTTTGGTGACATGAAAGAGAACCAGAGGATGTTTGAGGAAGCTAAGTCAAAGCCCATGAACTTATCCCATGATATTGTTTCACGTGTGTTACCCTTTCATCTTCAAACAATACAGAAGTTCG GTAAAAACTCTGCCTTTTGGTTTggaacaaatccaagattgtatATCATGGATCCTGACCTCATAAGGGACATTATGAGCAACAAGTTTGGTCACTTTGCAAAGatcaaaggaaatagactctTACGGTATTTTTTGAGTGGACTTGCAACCTATGAGGGTGAGAAATGGGCCAAACACAGAAGGATTATAAATCCTGCCTTTCATATGGAAAAACTAAAG AAAATGTTGTCGGCATTTTATACAAGCAGTAATGAGATGATCAGCAAATGGGAGAAATTGGTTACACTGGAAGGGCGTTGTGAATTGGATGTGTGGCCAGAACTCCAAAATTTAACAGGGGATGTCATCTCTAGGGCAGCATTTGGTAGCTCCTACGAAGAAGGTAGACAGATATTCAAATTGCAAGATGAGCAAGGCGAGCTCGTCGTTCAGGCTTTACAGACTGCATTCATCCCTGGTTTTAG TTTGCTGCCAAcaaaaaggaacaaaagaatgaaagaaattaaCAATGAGGTGCGAGATCTTTTAATGGGCATCATCAACAAAAGACAAGAGGCTATGAAGGTTGGAGAAGCCAACAATGATGACTTGTTAGGCTTGTTACTTGAATCCAACTATAATGaaattcaagaaaataaaaacaagaagaatGTTGGGATGACCATCGACGAGGTCATCAAAGAGTGTAAGCTCTTCTACTTTGCAGGGCAGGAAACAACATCTGTTCTCCTTGTTTGGACAATGATTGTATTAAGTATGCATCCGGAATGGCAAGGGCGTGCGAGGGACGAAGTCTTACAAGTCTTTGGGAAGAACAAACCGAATTTTGATGGACTAAATCACCTCAAAACT GTAACCATGATTCTGTATGAGGTTCTTAGATTATATCCACCAGTGTTATTTCTTAATCGGTGTACATACAAGAACATAAAACTAGGAGAAGTATCTTTGCCCCCTGGAATACAGCTAATGTTACCTATACTCCTCCTTCAACATGATCATGAAGTATGGGGTGAAGATGCAGAAGAATTCAAACCAGAGAGATTTGCAGAAGGAATCTCAAAGGCCACAAAGAATAAAGTCGCATTTTTTCCATTTGGTTGGGGCCCTCGAATTTGCATTGGGCAGAACTTCGCGATAACAGAAGCAAAGATGGCTTTAGCAATGATTCTACAACGATTTGATTTTGAACTTTCTCCATCTTATACTCATGCTCCTACCTCTGTAATAACTCTTCATCCACAATATGGTGCTCAAATCATATTACATAAACTGTAG